One Tenebrio molitor chromosome 2, icTenMoli1.1, whole genome shotgun sequence genomic region harbors:
- the Atpalpha gene encoding sodium/potassium-transporting ATPase subunit alpha isoform X9, giving the protein MGESRRKVKKARKAEDLDDLKQELDIDYHKITPEELYQRFQTHPENGLSHAKAKENLERDGPNALTPPKTTPEWVKFCKNLFGGFALLLWIGAILCFIAYGIQASTVEEPADDNLYLGIVLAAVVIVTGIFSYYQESKSSKIMESFKNMVPQFATVLREGEKLTLRAEDLVLGDVVEVKFGDRIPADIRIIESRGFKVDNSSLTGESEPQSRSPEFTHENPLETKNLAFFSTNAVEGTAKGVVISCGDNTVMGRIAGLASGLDTGETPIAKEIHHFIHLITGVAVFLGVTFFVIAFILGYHWLDAVIFLIGIIVANVPEGLLATVTVCLTLTAKRMASKNCLVKNLEAVETLGSTSTICSDKTGTLTQNRMTVAHMWFDNQIIEADTTEDQSGVQYDRTSPGFKALSRIATLCNRAEFKGGQDNVPILKREVNGDASEAALLKCMELALGDVMSIRRKNKKACEIPFNSTNKYQVSIHENEDASDPRHILVMKGAPERILERCNTIFICGKEKVLDEEMKEAFNNAYLELGGLGERVLGFCDFMLPTDKYPVGYKFNCDDPNFPLEGLRFVGLMSMIDPPRAAVPDAVAKCRSAGIKVIMVTGDHPITAKAIAKSVGIISEGNETVEDIAQRLNIPVSEVNPREAKAAVIHGSDLRDLSSDQLDEILRYHTEIVFARTSPQQKLIIVEGCQRMGAIVAVTGDGVNDSPALKKADIGVAMGIAGSDVSKQAADMILLDDNFASIVTGVEEGRLIFDNLKKSIAYTLTSNIPEISPFLAFILCDVPLPLGTVTILCIDLGTDMVPAISLAYEEAESDIMKRPPRDPLNDKLVNDRLISMAYGQIGMIQAAAGFFVYFVIMAENGFRPTHLFGIRKQWDSKAVNDLTDSYGQEWTYRDRKTLEYTCHTAFFVSIVVVQWADLIICKTRRNSIVHQGMRNWALNFGLIFETALAAFLSYTPGMDKGLRMFPLKFVWWLPAIPFMLSIFIYDETRRFYLRRSPGGWLEQETYY; this is encoded by the exons ATGGGGGAG TCACGAAGGAAAGTGAAGAAGGCTAGGAAAGCAGAGGATTTAGATGATTTGAAACAGGAATTGGACATCGACTACCACAAAATCACCCCGGAAGAATTATATCAAAGGTTCCAGACACACCCAGAAAAT GGCCTCAGTCATGCGAAAGCGAAAGAAAATCTGGAACGGGACGGACCCAATGCACTCACACCCCCAAAGACCACCCCCGAATGGGTGAAGTTTTGTAAAAATCTGTTTGGGGGTTTTGCTCTCTTATTGTGGATCGGCGCCATCCTCTGTTTCATAGCCTATGGTATCCAGGCTAGCACCGTGGAGGAGCCCGCCGACGATAATCTTTATCTTGGCATCGTGTTAGCTGCCGTTGTTATCGTTACAG GTATATTTTCTTATTATCAAGAAAGCAAGAGCTCGAAAATTATGGAGTCGTTCAAAAACATGGTCCCTCAGTTTGCTACCGTACTTAGGGAGGGTGAGAAGTTGACTCTCCGGGCCGAAGACCTGGTGTTGGGCGACGTGGTCGAGGTGAAGTTCGGCGATAGGATCCCGGCCGACATTCGAATCATCGAATCGCGAGGCTTCAAAGTGGACAACTCCTCGCTGACCGGCGAATCAGAACCGCAGTCCCGCAGTCCGGAGTTCACTCACGAGAACCCACTAGAAACGAAAAACTTGGCGTTCTTTTCGACCAACGCCGTCGAAGGCACTGCCAAAGGTGTTGTGATTAGTTGTGGTGACAATACCGTGATGGGTCGCATCGCCGGTCTCGCCTCCGGACTGGACACCGGTGAAACCCCCATCGCCAAAGAAATCCATCATTTCATTCATCTCATCACCGGAGTAGCCGTTTTCTTGGGGGTGACCTTCTTCGTCATCGCCTTCATCCTCGGTTATCACTGGCTGGACGCCGTCATCTTCTTGATCGGCATCATCGTGGCTAACGTCCCGGAAGGTCTGCTCGCCACCGTGACCGTGTGCTTGACGTTGACCGCCAAGCGGATGGCCTCCAAGAACTGCCTGGTCAAGAACCTGGAAGCCGTGGAGACCCTCGGCTCGACCAGCACGATTTGCTCTGACAAGACTGGAACCCTGACGCAGAACCGGATGACGGTGGCTCACATGTGGTTCGACAACCAGATCATCGAAGCCGACACCACCGAGGACCAGTCCGGCGTCCAGTACGACCGCACCAGTCCAGGATTCAAGGCCCTGTCGCGCATCGCCACCCTCTGCAACCGCGCCGAATTCAAGGGCGGCCAGGACAACGTGCCGATCTTGAAGCGCGAAGTCAACGGCGACGCCTCCGAGGCGGCGCTGCTCAAGTGCATGGAGCTCGCCCTCGGCGACGTCATGTCCATCAGACGCAAGAACAAGAAGGCGTGCGAGATTCCGTTCAATTCCACCAACAAGTACCAAGTTTCCATCCACGAGAACGAAGACGCCAGCGATCCGCGCCACATCCTCGTCATGAAAGGCGCCCCCGAGCGCATCCTGGAGCGCTGCAACACCATCTTCATCTGCGGCAAGGAGAAAGTTCTCGACGAGGAGATGAAGGAGGCGTTCAACAACGCCTACCTCGAGCTCGGTGGTCTGGGAGAGCGCGTGCTCGGCTTCTGCGATTTCATGTTGCCAACTGACAAGTACCCGGTCGGCTACAAGTTCAACTGTGATGACCCCAACTTCCCCCTGGAGGGTCTCCGATTCGTCGGTCTAATGTCCATGATTGACCCGCCGCGAGCTGCCGTTCCCGACGCCGTCGCCAAGTGCAGGAGTGCCGGCATCAAGGTCATCATGGTCACCGGTGATCACCCGATCACCGCCAAGGCCATCGCCAAGTCGGTGGGCATCATCTCCGAAGGCAACGAGACCGTCGAGGACATCGCCCAGCGGCTCAACATACCCGTTTCCGAAGTCAACCCGCGCGAGGCCAAGGCTGCCGTCATTCACGGTTCCGACCTGAGAGACCTCTCCTCGGACCAGCTGGACGAAATTTTGAGATACCACACCGAAATTGTATTCGCTAGGACCTCGCCACAACAGAAATTGATTATAGTGGAAGGTTGCCAACGCATGGGTGCTATTGTCGCTGTGACCG GTGACGGTGTCAACGACTCTCCTGCACTGAAGAAAGCTGACATCGGCGTGGCCATGGGCATCGCCGGCTCCGACGTGTCCAAACAGGCGGCCGACATGATCCTGCTTGACGACAACTTCGCGTCGATCGTGACCGGAGTGGAGGAGGGCCGTCTGATTTTCGACAACCTGAAGAAGTCCATCGCCTACACCCTGACTTCCAACATCCCGGAAATTTCTCCCTTCCTTGCTTTCATCCTGTGCGACGTCCCCCTGCCCCTCGGTACCGTTACAATTCTGTGCATCGATCTCGGGACCGACATG GTACCAGCCATATCTTTGGCATACGAAGAAGCCGAATCTGATATTATGAAGAGACCACCCCGAGACCCCCTGAACGATAAACTAGTCAATGATAG GTTGATCTCGATGGCTTACGGTCAGATAGGCATGATCCAGGCCGCGGCCGGTTTCTTCGTCTACTTCGTCATCATGGCCGAAAACGGTTTCCGACCCACTCACCTCTTCGGCATTCGAAAACAATGGGACTCTAAAGCTGTCAACGATCTGACGGATTCCTACGGTCAAGAATGG ACGTATCGAGACAGGAAGACGTTGGAGTACACGTGCCATACCGCTTTCTTCGTTTCCATCGTCGTCGTGCAATGGGCCGACTTGATCATCTGTAAGACGCGTCGCAATTCGATTGTCCACCAGGGAATGCGCAACTGGGCCCTCAACTTCGGCTTAATCTTTGAAACCGCTCTCGCCGCCTTCCTTTCGTACACGCCAGGGATGGACAAGGGATTGCGCATGTTCCCGCTCAA GTTCGTGTGGTGGCTGCCCGCGATTCCGTTCATGCTGTCGATCTTCATCTACGACGAGACCCGGCGGTTTTACTTGCGTCGCAGTCCCGGAGGATGGCTGGAACAGGAGACCTACTACTAA
- the Atpalpha gene encoding sodium/potassium-transporting ATPase subunit alpha isoform X10 — protein MGESRRKVKKARKAEDLDDLKQELDIDYHKITPEELYQRFQTHPENGLSHAKAKENLERDGPNALTPPKTTPEWVKFCKNLFGGFALLLWIGAILCFIAYGIQASTVEEPADDNLYLGIVLAAVVIVTGIFSYYQESKSSKIMESFKNMVPQFATVLREGEKLTLRAEDLVLGDVVEVKFGDRIPADIRIIESRGFKVDNSSLTGESEPQSRSPEFTHENPLETKNLAFFSTNAVEGTAKGVVISCGDNTVMGRIAGLASGLDTGETPIAKEIHHFIHLITGVAVFLGVTFFVIAFILGYHWLDAVIFLIGIIVANVPEGLLATVTVCLTLTAKRMASKNCLVKNLEAVETLGSTSTICSDKTGTLTQNRMTVAHMWFDNQIIEADTTEDQSGVQYDRTSPGFKALSRIATLCNRAEFKGGQDNVPILKREVNGDASEAALLKCMELALGDVMSIRRKNKKACEIPFNSTNKYQVSIHENEDASDPRHILVMKGAPERILERCNTIFICGKEKVLDEEMKEAFNNAYLELGGLGERVLGFCDFMLPTDKYPVGYKFNCDDPNFPLEGLRFVGLMSMIDPPRAAVPDAVAKCRSAGIKVIMVTGDHPITAKAIAKSVGIISEGNETVEDIAQRLNIPVSEVNPREAKAAVIHGSDLRDLSSDQLDEILRYHTEIVFARTSPQQKLIIVEGCQRMGAIVAVTGDGVNDSPALKKADIGVAMGIAGSDVSKQAADMILLDDNFASIVTGVEEGRLIFDNLKKSIAYTLTSNIPEISPFLAFILCDVPLPLGTVTILCIDLGTDMVPAISLAYEEAESDIMKRRPRNPFSDKLVNERLISMAYGQIGMIQAAAGFFVYFVIMAENGFRPTHLFGIRKQWDSKAVNDLTDSYGQEWTYRDRKTLEYTCHTAFFVSIVVVQWADLIICKTRRNSIVHQGMRNWALNFGLIFETALAAFLSYTPGMDKGLRMFPLKFVWWLPAIPFMLSIFIYDETRRFYLRRSPGGWLEQETYY, from the exons ATGGGGGAG TCACGAAGGAAAGTGAAGAAGGCTAGGAAAGCAGAGGATTTAGATGATTTGAAACAGGAATTGGACATCGACTACCACAAAATCACCCCGGAAGAATTATATCAAAGGTTCCAGACACACCCAGAAAAT GGCCTCAGTCATGCGAAAGCGAAAGAAAATCTGGAACGGGACGGACCCAATGCACTCACACCCCCAAAGACCACCCCCGAATGGGTGAAGTTTTGTAAAAATCTGTTTGGGGGTTTTGCTCTCTTATTGTGGATCGGCGCCATCCTCTGTTTCATAGCCTATGGTATCCAGGCTAGCACCGTGGAGGAGCCCGCCGACGATAATCTTTATCTTGGCATCGTGTTAGCTGCCGTTGTTATCGTTACAG GTATATTTTCTTATTATCAAGAAAGCAAGAGCTCGAAAATTATGGAGTCGTTCAAAAACATGGTCCCTCAGTTTGCTACCGTACTTAGGGAGGGTGAGAAGTTGACTCTCCGGGCCGAAGACCTGGTGTTGGGCGACGTGGTCGAGGTGAAGTTCGGCGATAGGATCCCGGCCGACATTCGAATCATCGAATCGCGAGGCTTCAAAGTGGACAACTCCTCGCTGACCGGCGAATCAGAACCGCAGTCCCGCAGTCCGGAGTTCACTCACGAGAACCCACTAGAAACGAAAAACTTGGCGTTCTTTTCGACCAACGCCGTCGAAGGCACTGCCAAAGGTGTTGTGATTAGTTGTGGTGACAATACCGTGATGGGTCGCATCGCCGGTCTCGCCTCCGGACTGGACACCGGTGAAACCCCCATCGCCAAAGAAATCCATCATTTCATTCATCTCATCACCGGAGTAGCCGTTTTCTTGGGGGTGACCTTCTTCGTCATCGCCTTCATCCTCGGTTATCACTGGCTGGACGCCGTCATCTTCTTGATCGGCATCATCGTGGCTAACGTCCCGGAAGGTCTGCTCGCCACCGTGACCGTGTGCTTGACGTTGACCGCCAAGCGGATGGCCTCCAAGAACTGCCTGGTCAAGAACCTGGAAGCCGTGGAGACCCTCGGCTCGACCAGCACGATTTGCTCTGACAAGACTGGAACCCTGACGCAGAACCGGATGACGGTGGCTCACATGTGGTTCGACAACCAGATCATCGAAGCCGACACCACCGAGGACCAGTCCGGCGTCCAGTACGACCGCACCAGTCCAGGATTCAAGGCCCTGTCGCGCATCGCCACCCTCTGCAACCGCGCCGAATTCAAGGGCGGCCAGGACAACGTGCCGATCTTGAAGCGCGAAGTCAACGGCGACGCCTCCGAGGCGGCGCTGCTCAAGTGCATGGAGCTCGCCCTCGGCGACGTCATGTCCATCAGACGCAAGAACAAGAAGGCGTGCGAGATTCCGTTCAATTCCACCAACAAGTACCAAGTTTCCATCCACGAGAACGAAGACGCCAGCGATCCGCGCCACATCCTCGTCATGAAAGGCGCCCCCGAGCGCATCCTGGAGCGCTGCAACACCATCTTCATCTGCGGCAAGGAGAAAGTTCTCGACGAGGAGATGAAGGAGGCGTTCAACAACGCCTACCTCGAGCTCGGTGGTCTGGGAGAGCGCGTGCTCGGCTTCTGCGATTTCATGTTGCCAACTGACAAGTACCCGGTCGGCTACAAGTTCAACTGTGATGACCCCAACTTCCCCCTGGAGGGTCTCCGATTCGTCGGTCTAATGTCCATGATTGACCCGCCGCGAGCTGCCGTTCCCGACGCCGTCGCCAAGTGCAGGAGTGCCGGCATCAAGGTCATCATGGTCACCGGTGATCACCCGATCACCGCCAAGGCCATCGCCAAGTCGGTGGGCATCATCTCCGAAGGCAACGAGACCGTCGAGGACATCGCCCAGCGGCTCAACATACCCGTTTCCGAAGTCAACCCGCGCGAGGCCAAGGCTGCCGTCATTCACGGTTCCGACCTGAGAGACCTCTCCTCGGACCAGCTGGACGAAATTTTGAGATACCACACCGAAATTGTATTCGCTAGGACCTCGCCACAACAGAAATTGATTATAGTGGAAGGTTGCCAACGCATGGGTGCTATTGTCGCTGTGACCG GTGACGGTGTCAACGACTCTCCTGCACTGAAGAAAGCTGACATCGGCGTGGCCATGGGCATCGCCGGCTCCGACGTGTCCAAACAGGCGGCCGACATGATCCTGCTTGACGACAACTTCGCGTCGATCGTGACCGGAGTGGAGGAGGGCCGTCTGATTTTCGACAACCTGAAGAAGTCCATCGCCTACACCCTGACTTCCAACATCCCGGAAATTTCTCCCTTCCTTGCTTTCATCCTGTGCGACGTCCCCCTGCCCCTCGGTACCGTTACAATTCTGTGCATCGATCTCGGGACCGACATG GTCCCCGCCATATCCCTGGCATACGAGGAGGCAGAGTCTGATATAATGAAGCGCCGTCCTAGAAACCCTTTCAGTGATAAACTCGTCAACGAAAG GTTGATCTCGATGGCTTACGGTCAGATAGGCATGATCCAGGCCGCGGCCGGTTTCTTCGTCTACTTCGTCATCATGGCCGAAAACGGTTTCCGACCCACTCACCTCTTCGGCATTCGAAAACAATGGGACTCTAAAGCTGTCAACGATCTGACGGATTCCTACGGTCAAGAATGG ACGTATCGAGACAGGAAGACGTTGGAGTACACGTGCCATACCGCTTTCTTCGTTTCCATCGTCGTCGTGCAATGGGCCGACTTGATCATCTGTAAGACGCGTCGCAATTCGATTGTCCACCAGGGAATGCGCAACTGGGCCCTCAACTTCGGCTTAATCTTTGAAACCGCTCTCGCCGCCTTCCTTTCGTACACGCCAGGGATGGACAAGGGATTGCGCATGTTCCCGCTCAA GTTCGTGTGGTGGCTGCCCGCGATTCCGTTCATGCTGTCGATCTTCATCTACGACGAGACCCGGCGGTTTTACTTGCGTCGCAGTCCCGGAGGATGGCTGGAACAGGAGACCTACTACTAA
- the Atpalpha gene encoding sodium/potassium-transporting ATPase subunit alpha isoform X6, which translates to MGEHGRSDSYRVATVPSNYDDNKTADGRAKSRRKVKKARKAEDLDDLKQELDIDYHKITPEELYQRFQTHPENGLSHAKAKENLERDGPNALTPPKTTPEWVKFCKNLFGGFALLLWIGAILCFIAYGIQASTVEEPADDNLYLGIVLAAVVIVTGIFSYYQESKSSKIMESFKNMVPQFATVLREGEKLTLRAEDLVLGDVVEVKFGDRIPADIRIIESRGFKVDNSSLTGESEPQSRSPEFTHENPLETKNLAFFSTNAVEGTAKGVVISCGDNTVMGRIAGLASGLDTGETPIAKEIHHFIHLITGVAVFLGVTFFVIAFILGYHWLDAVIFLIGIIVANVPEGLLATVTVCLTLTAKRMASKNCLVKNLEAVETLGSTSTICSDKTGTLTQNRMTVAHMWFDNQIIEADTTEDQSGVQYDRTSPGFKALSRIATLCNRAEFKGGQDNVPILKREVNGDASEAALLKCMELALGDVMSIRRKNKKACEIPFNSTNKYQVSIHENEDASDPRHILVMKGAPERILERCNTIFICGKEKVLDEEMKEAFNNAYLELGGLGERVLGFCDFMLPTDKYPVGYKFNCDDPNFPLEGLRFVGLMSMIDPPRAAVPDAVAKCRSAGIKVIMVTGDHPITAKAIAKSVGIISEGNETVEDIAQRLNIPVSEVNPREAKAAVIHGSDLRDLSSDQLDEILRYHTEIVFARTSPQQKLIIVEGCQRMGAIVAVTGDGVNDSPALKKADIGVAMGIAGSDVSKQAADMILLDDNFASIVTGVEEGRLIFDNLKKSIAYTLTSNIPEISPFLAFILCDVPLPLGTVTILCIDLGTDMVPAISLAYEEAESDIMKRRPRNPFSDKLVNERLISMAYGQIGMIQAAAGFFVYFVIMAENGFRPTHLFGIRKQWDSKAVNDLTDSYGQEWTYRDRKTLEYTCHTAFFVSIVVVQWADLIICKTRRNSIVHQGMRNWALNFGLIFETALAAFLSYTPGMDKGLRMFPLKFVWWLPAIPFMLSIFIYDETRRFYLRRSPGGWLEQETYY; encoded by the exons ATGGGGGAG CACGGCCGTTCTGACTCGTATCGTGTGGCAACAGTTCCGTCCAATTACGACGACAACAAAACCGCCGATGGTAGAGCTAAG TCACGAAGGAAAGTGAAGAAGGCTAGGAAAGCAGAGGATTTAGATGATTTGAAACAGGAATTGGACATCGACTACCACAAAATCACCCCGGAAGAATTATATCAAAGGTTCCAGACACACCCAGAAAAT GGCCTCAGTCATGCGAAAGCGAAAGAAAATCTGGAACGGGACGGACCCAATGCACTCACACCCCCAAAGACCACCCCCGAATGGGTGAAGTTTTGTAAAAATCTGTTTGGGGGTTTTGCTCTCTTATTGTGGATCGGCGCCATCCTCTGTTTCATAGCCTATGGTATCCAGGCTAGCACCGTGGAGGAGCCCGCCGACGATAATCTTTATCTTGGCATCGTGTTAGCTGCCGTTGTTATCGTTACAG GTATATTTTCTTATTATCAAGAAAGCAAGAGCTCGAAAATTATGGAGTCGTTCAAAAACATGGTCCCTCAGTTTGCTACCGTACTTAGGGAGGGTGAGAAGTTGACTCTCCGGGCCGAAGACCTGGTGTTGGGCGACGTGGTCGAGGTGAAGTTCGGCGATAGGATCCCGGCCGACATTCGAATCATCGAATCGCGAGGCTTCAAAGTGGACAACTCCTCGCTGACCGGCGAATCAGAACCGCAGTCCCGCAGTCCGGAGTTCACTCACGAGAACCCACTAGAAACGAAAAACTTGGCGTTCTTTTCGACCAACGCCGTCGAAGGCACTGCCAAAGGTGTTGTGATTAGTTGTGGTGACAATACCGTGATGGGTCGCATCGCCGGTCTCGCCTCCGGACTGGACACCGGTGAAACCCCCATCGCCAAAGAAATCCATCATTTCATTCATCTCATCACCGGAGTAGCCGTTTTCTTGGGGGTGACCTTCTTCGTCATCGCCTTCATCCTCGGTTATCACTGGCTGGACGCCGTCATCTTCTTGATCGGCATCATCGTGGCTAACGTCCCGGAAGGTCTGCTCGCCACCGTGACCGTGTGCTTGACGTTGACCGCCAAGCGGATGGCCTCCAAGAACTGCCTGGTCAAGAACCTGGAAGCCGTGGAGACCCTCGGCTCGACCAGCACGATTTGCTCTGACAAGACTGGAACCCTGACGCAGAACCGGATGACGGTGGCTCACATGTGGTTCGACAACCAGATCATCGAAGCCGACACCACCGAGGACCAGTCCGGCGTCCAGTACGACCGCACCAGTCCAGGATTCAAGGCCCTGTCGCGCATCGCCACCCTCTGCAACCGCGCCGAATTCAAGGGCGGCCAGGACAACGTGCCGATCTTGAAGCGCGAAGTCAACGGCGACGCCTCCGAGGCGGCGCTGCTCAAGTGCATGGAGCTCGCCCTCGGCGACGTCATGTCCATCAGACGCAAGAACAAGAAGGCGTGCGAGATTCCGTTCAATTCCACCAACAAGTACCAAGTTTCCATCCACGAGAACGAAGACGCCAGCGATCCGCGCCACATCCTCGTCATGAAAGGCGCCCCCGAGCGCATCCTGGAGCGCTGCAACACCATCTTCATCTGCGGCAAGGAGAAAGTTCTCGACGAGGAGATGAAGGAGGCGTTCAACAACGCCTACCTCGAGCTCGGTGGTCTGGGAGAGCGCGTGCTCGGCTTCTGCGATTTCATGTTGCCAACTGACAAGTACCCGGTCGGCTACAAGTTCAACTGTGATGACCCCAACTTCCCCCTGGAGGGTCTCCGATTCGTCGGTCTAATGTCCATGATTGACCCGCCGCGAGCTGCCGTTCCCGACGCCGTCGCCAAGTGCAGGAGTGCCGGCATCAAGGTCATCATGGTCACCGGTGATCACCCGATCACCGCCAAGGCCATCGCCAAGTCGGTGGGCATCATCTCCGAAGGCAACGAGACCGTCGAGGACATCGCCCAGCGGCTCAACATACCCGTTTCCGAAGTCAACCCGCGCGAGGCCAAGGCTGCCGTCATTCACGGTTCCGACCTGAGAGACCTCTCCTCGGACCAGCTGGACGAAATTTTGAGATACCACACCGAAATTGTATTCGCTAGGACCTCGCCACAACAGAAATTGATTATAGTGGAAGGTTGCCAACGCATGGGTGCTATTGTCGCTGTGACCG GTGACGGTGTCAACGACTCTCCTGCACTGAAGAAAGCTGACATCGGCGTGGCCATGGGCATCGCCGGCTCCGACGTGTCCAAACAGGCGGCCGACATGATCCTGCTTGACGACAACTTCGCGTCGATCGTGACCGGAGTGGAGGAGGGCCGTCTGATTTTCGACAACCTGAAGAAGTCCATCGCCTACACCCTGACTTCCAACATCCCGGAAATTTCTCCCTTCCTTGCTTTCATCCTGTGCGACGTCCCCCTGCCCCTCGGTACCGTTACAATTCTGTGCATCGATCTCGGGACCGACATG GTCCCCGCCATATCCCTGGCATACGAGGAGGCAGAGTCTGATATAATGAAGCGCCGTCCTAGAAACCCTTTCAGTGATAAACTCGTCAACGAAAG GTTGATCTCGATGGCTTACGGTCAGATAGGCATGATCCAGGCCGCGGCCGGTTTCTTCGTCTACTTCGTCATCATGGCCGAAAACGGTTTCCGACCCACTCACCTCTTCGGCATTCGAAAACAATGGGACTCTAAAGCTGTCAACGATCTGACGGATTCCTACGGTCAAGAATGG ACGTATCGAGACAGGAAGACGTTGGAGTACACGTGCCATACCGCTTTCTTCGTTTCCATCGTCGTCGTGCAATGGGCCGACTTGATCATCTGTAAGACGCGTCGCAATTCGATTGTCCACCAGGGAATGCGCAACTGGGCCCTCAACTTCGGCTTAATCTTTGAAACCGCTCTCGCCGCCTTCCTTTCGTACACGCCAGGGATGGACAAGGGATTGCGCATGTTCCCGCTCAA GTTCGTGTGGTGGCTGCCCGCGATTCCGTTCATGCTGTCGATCTTCATCTACGACGAGACCCGGCGGTTTTACTTGCGTCGCAGTCCCGGAGGATGGCTGGAACAGGAGACCTACTACTAA